A single window of Halobacillus naozhouensis DNA harbors:
- a CDS encoding 3-ketoacyl-ACP reductase: MQSLQGKVALITGAGRGIGRATAIALAEEGVHVGLVGLTEANIENVSAELEHTGVKRSVAQGDVSDIDSVNQAVRKVSSELGPVDILINNAGIGKYGGFMDLNPEEWEKVIQVNLMGTYYITRAVLPGMVERKSGDIVNISSTSGLRGTPNSSAYSASKFGILGLSESLMQEVRKHNIRVNAITPSRVVTNFSGQYQEHEDTDHLMQPEDLAEYIVSQLKLNPRTFVKSASLWATNPF, translated from the coding sequence ATGCAATCACTACAAGGAAAAGTTGCTTTAATTACCGGAGCCGGCCGTGGAATCGGCCGGGCTACCGCGATCGCGTTAGCGGAAGAAGGTGTACATGTTGGACTGGTGGGACTAACTGAAGCGAATATAGAAAACGTTTCAGCTGAACTTGAACATACCGGTGTAAAGAGATCCGTAGCCCAGGGGGATGTGTCTGACATTGATTCTGTAAATCAAGCCGTTAGAAAAGTTTCAAGTGAGTTAGGCCCCGTCGACATCCTGATTAATAACGCAGGAATTGGTAAATATGGAGGCTTCATGGATTTAAACCCTGAAGAATGGGAAAAAGTGATTCAAGTTAACCTGATGGGAACGTATTATATTACAAGAGCTGTTCTGCCAGGTATGGTGGAAAGAAAAAGCGGAGACATTGTTAATATATCTTCTACCTCAGGTCTAAGAGGAACTCCAAATTCAAGTGCTTATAGTGCGTCAAAATTTGGTATTCTTGGTCTCTCCGAATCGTTAATGCAAGAAGTCAGGAAACATAATATTCGTGTGAACGCGATCACACCAAGTCGCGTAGTTACCAACTTTTCAGGGCAATATCAAGAACACGAGGACACAGATCACCTTATGCAGCCTGAAGACTTAGCTGAATATATCGTTTCACAGCTCAAACTTAACCCGCGGACCTTTGTTAAATCTGCAAGTTTGTGGGCTACGAATCCTTTTTAA
- a CDS encoding LLM class flavin-dependent oxidoreductase has product MSDKYAQNQIESTPFSVLDLAPITVGNTASDAYKNTIDLAQHVEQWGFNRYWLAEHHNMPFIASSATSVIIGHVAAHTTTMRIGSGGIMLPNHAPLVIAEQFGTLESLFPGRIDLGLGRAPGTDPVTIRALRRDSRSDGHDFPQQLEELRAYFDPELRSETNRVRAVPGDGLDIPIWLLGSSGFSAQLSGQLGLPFSFASHFSPNNTMAALDLYRRNFTPSKALDAPYAMLGVNVVAADTDEEAEYLATTLQQQFLNIIRNREIPLQPPVENMDEVWTEYEKASLQQQLGATIIGSKETVKQKLQSFIEDTAADELMITSQIYDHQKRLRSYEILSEIKEES; this is encoded by the coding sequence ATGTCGGATAAATACGCACAAAATCAAATAGAAAGCACACCGTTTTCCGTGCTCGATCTGGCCCCCATCACTGTTGGAAATACAGCATCTGACGCCTATAAAAATACGATCGATCTAGCTCAGCATGTAGAACAATGGGGATTCAACAGATACTGGCTGGCTGAGCATCATAACATGCCGTTTATCGCAAGTTCTGCCACCTCTGTCATTATTGGACACGTTGCGGCTCATACAACAACAATGCGTATTGGGTCTGGTGGAATTATGCTGCCTAACCATGCTCCTCTTGTTATTGCAGAGCAGTTCGGTACATTAGAATCCTTGTTCCCGGGAAGAATTGATCTTGGTCTTGGTCGAGCACCTGGCACAGATCCAGTTACCATCAGGGCTCTAAGAAGGGATTCTAGAAGCGACGGTCATGATTTTCCTCAACAACTAGAGGAACTGCGTGCTTACTTTGACCCTGAACTGCGGTCTGAAACCAATCGTGTGAGAGCAGTTCCAGGGGATGGCCTGGATATTCCGATTTGGTTATTAGGTTCAAGTGGTTTCAGCGCACAGCTCTCGGGTCAGCTTGGCCTGCCCTTCTCATTTGCCAGTCATTTTTCACCAAATAATACAATGGCTGCCCTGGATTTGTATCGTCGCAACTTCACTCCATCAAAAGCGCTCGATGCCCCTTATGCTATGTTAGGGGTCAATGTAGTAGCGGCAGATACAGATGAGGAAGCTGAATATTTAGCAACTACTCTACAGCAACAATTCTTAAATATCATCCGAAATCGAGAAATACCGCTGCAGCCGCCTGTGGAAAACATGGACGAAGTCTGGACGGAGTATGAAAAGGCTTCTCTCCAACAACAATTAGGAGCCACCATTATCGGCAGCAAAGAAACGGTGAAGCAAAAGCTACAATCGTTTATTGAGGATACAGCAGCAGATGAATTGATGATCACTTCGCAAATCTACGATCACCAGAAACGCCTGCGTTCCTATGAAATTTTGTCCGAGATTAAGGAGGAATCATAA
- a CDS encoding ABC transporter ATP-binding protein, with protein sequence MNELNVLEVDKCDVNIREHSILANVSIRIPQGTITALVGHNGAGKSTLIKAIIGSQEKSAGRISVVGVGQDDQFSEYKRQFSYIPEEPLLMSELTVYQHFQLYQKSYNIPDDSFRRKVDQYSEAFELTDKLDDYPESLSKGMRQKAQTICALLPDVPLLLIDEPFMGLDVYAGAYLERVLVELKKAGTSILLTTHQLDKVRELADYFVMLKDGAVSSTGAVEEFHELDRRHP encoded by the coding sequence ATGAATGAATTGAACGTGTTAGAAGTCGACAAATGTGATGTTAATATAAGGGAACATTCTATTCTTGCGAATGTTTCTATTCGAATCCCTCAAGGAACAATTACGGCATTAGTCGGACATAATGGAGCGGGAAAGTCCACCTTAATAAAAGCTATTATTGGTTCACAAGAAAAATCGGCCGGGAGAATATCAGTTGTTGGAGTCGGTCAAGACGATCAGTTTTCCGAATATAAGCGCCAATTCAGTTATATTCCAGAGGAGCCACTGTTAATGAGCGAGTTAACCGTCTATCAGCATTTTCAACTTTATCAAAAGAGTTACAACATACCAGATGACTCATTTAGAAGAAAGGTGGATCAATATAGTGAAGCATTTGAGTTAACGGATAAATTAGACGATTACCCTGAGTCCTTGTCAAAAGGGATGAGGCAAAAGGCGCAAACAATCTGTGCTTTGCTGCCTGATGTTCCGCTGCTTCTTATTGACGAACCATTTATGGGGCTTGATGTTTATGCGGGGGCATATCTTGAGAGAGTATTAGTAGAACTAAAAAAGGCCGGAACAAGCATTCTTTTAACCACACACCAACTGGACAAAGTACGTGAGCTGGCTGATTATTTTGTGATGTTAAAAGATGGCGCTGTATCTTCAACAGGAGCTGTTGAGGAATTTCATGAACTCGACCGGAGGCACCCATAA
- a CDS encoding carbohydrate ABC transporter permease — protein sequence MVQSKKQKYLFLAFCLIPTFVMFSIFTLYPLFSGLYYSFFEWSGASQDKEFIGFSNYIQLINDEIIPMTIVHDYFLVAAKVLGIMVLALFFAVALTQLKIKEAPFYRIVFFFPNIMSVVVIGILWTFIYNPSLGLINSGLQFIGLEDWARPWLGSEKWALPSLVIPSVWAGIGLFMLMLMGGIANVSKSYYEAAEIDGANEWQQFWKVTLPLVWPQIKISILYIVITTLNGSFIIVQIMTGGGPNNSTHVMGSYLYEQAFVQYNFGYGAAIGVMILILSLVTVLILQFFMRRERVEY from the coding sequence GTGGTACAATCTAAAAAACAAAAGTATCTGTTCTTAGCCTTTTGTTTAATTCCAACCTTTGTGATGTTCTCTATTTTTACTTTATATCCATTGTTCAGTGGCTTATACTATTCCTTTTTTGAATGGTCTGGTGCTTCACAGGACAAGGAGTTTATTGGATTTAGCAATTACATACAACTAATAAATGACGAGATCATCCCTATGACCATTGTTCATGACTATTTTCTCGTTGCAGCGAAAGTGCTGGGAATTATGGTGTTGGCCCTTTTCTTTGCTGTTGCCTTAACACAGTTAAAGATAAAGGAAGCACCATTTTACCGTATTGTTTTCTTCTTCCCTAACATCATGTCAGTCGTTGTGATCGGGATTCTATGGACGTTCATTTACAATCCAAGCTTGGGACTGATTAATTCCGGACTGCAGTTTATCGGATTAGAAGACTGGGCCCGGCCGTGGTTAGGGAGTGAAAAATGGGCGCTCCCTAGTTTAGTAATTCCATCTGTCTGGGCAGGGATTGGTTTGTTCATGCTAATGCTTATGGGCGGGATTGCTAATGTTTCAAAAAGTTATTATGAAGCAGCGGAAATAGACGGTGCTAATGAATGGCAGCAGTTTTGGAAAGTAACCTTGCCGCTTGTCTGGCCGCAAATCAAAATCTCTATTCTTTACATCGTGATTACCACATTAAATGGGTCATTTATTATCGTTCAGATCATGACGGGCGGGGGCCCTAATAATTCTACTCACGTTATGGGGTCTTATTTATACGAACAGGCCTTTGTGCAATATAACTTTGGTTATGGCGCAGCGATTGGGGTTATGATCTTAATCTTGTCCCTAGTTACCGTGTTGATCCTGCAATTCTTTATGCGTCGTGAGAGAGTAGAATACTAA
- a CDS encoding ABC transporter substrate-binding protein, with amino-acid sequence MKKVFKGPVLFGWIAILSLILVVGCSSDEEASSNGENSELMNDGKVNGELEIQYFVGGYGDSWWKEVIADFKEKYPDVTVTEHAGPNINEEMRSRWVSGDPPDVVYIDGAGSSETQMVEDGQLMNLTDWVKDVEVDGKPILESFIVDPAKYDGEIYSLPLVFDTWGTWYDEAWFESEGYKVPTDFESFMSTMGDIKEGEGIAPFVTTGQHPYYFLRGMLYPAFGAAGRDQLLEDVITGKEGAWTSEPVLEVMKKVEQMQKEGYIDKGFGALNHTQSQMNFLLHKNAFIPVGFWLPNEMEKDKPEDFKYGFIPSPMQDAGEPFAVVPDLRPLAIAEEADNPEAAKAFVDFVFTKEYATLFSEHTGAIMNINGVDLSENENVPSYLIEANAMINDPEQVQIYQKPHPMSADLETPISNALVSLMLGNITAEEFCQQAEEAAAEYRNSK; translated from the coding sequence TTGAAGAAGGTATTCAAAGGTCCTGTTTTGTTCGGGTGGATAGCAATACTTAGCTTAATTCTAGTTGTAGGCTGTTCATCAGATGAAGAAGCGTCTTCTAATGGGGAGAACAGTGAGCTTATGAACGATGGAAAGGTAAATGGCGAGCTTGAAATCCAGTATTTTGTCGGCGGATATGGAGACTCCTGGTGGAAAGAGGTTATTGCAGATTTCAAAGAAAAGTATCCTGATGTAACCGTAACGGAGCATGCCGGTCCAAATATAAACGAAGAGATGAGATCGCGCTGGGTTTCAGGGGATCCGCCTGATGTTGTCTATATCGATGGGGCTGGCTCCAGTGAAACACAGATGGTTGAGGACGGTCAGCTTATGAACCTAACCGATTGGGTGAAGGATGTTGAGGTTGACGGTAAACCTATTTTAGAAAGTTTTATTGTAGATCCGGCTAAATATGATGGGGAAATCTATTCTTTACCACTAGTCTTTGATACTTGGGGAACCTGGTATGATGAAGCATGGTTCGAATCAGAAGGTTACAAGGTGCCAACTGACTTTGAGAGCTTTATGAGCACAATGGGGGATATTAAAGAAGGCGAGGGCATCGCCCCGTTTGTGACAACTGGACAACACCCTTACTACTTCCTTCGTGGGATGTTATACCCTGCCTTTGGAGCAGCCGGCAGAGATCAACTCCTTGAAGACGTTATTACAGGGAAGGAAGGTGCCTGGACGAGTGAACCTGTTCTTGAGGTTATGAAAAAAGTGGAACAAATGCAGAAAGAGGGCTATATCGATAAAGGATTTGGGGCTTTGAATCATACCCAATCCCAAATGAACTTCCTTCTTCATAAAAATGCATTTATTCCTGTAGGGTTTTGGCTGCCAAATGAAATGGAGAAGGATAAGCCGGAAGACTTTAAATATGGATTTATTCCTTCCCCCATGCAGGATGCAGGCGAGCCTTTTGCGGTAGTTCCTGACTTGCGTCCACTGGCGATTGCTGAGGAAGCGGATAACCCTGAAGCTGCGAAAGCCTTTGTGGATTTTGTATTTACGAAAGAGTATGCAACTTTATTCTCTGAACATACGGGAGCGATTATGAACATCAATGGTGTGGATTTGTCCGAGAATGAAAATGTTCCAAGTTACCTTATCGAAGCAAATGCGATGATAAACGATCCAGAGCAAGTTCAAATCTATCAAAAACCACATCCAATGAGTGCCGATTTGGAAACACCAATTAGTAATGCATTAGTGTCGTTAATGCTTGGCAATATTACAGCAGAAGAGTTTTGCCAACAGGCTGAAGAAGCTGCTGCTGAGTATCGAAACAGTAAGTAA
- a CDS encoding SRPBCC family protein, with protein MNEKVKAVVTHPFTQSPEEIFKAWLDPEIVKKWMFPNGDVGRIEIDPRVGGSFSFVDHRDGMAIDHRGDYLEIGYPHRIVFTWGIPEDSPDKDRVEINIAPTDSGSKLTLTVEMDPNWADYIQPTEKAWSMMLNSMDEVLNQ; from the coding sequence ATGAATGAAAAGGTAAAAGCAGTTGTCACTCACCCCTTCACTCAATCGCCAGAGGAAATTTTCAAGGCTTGGCTAGACCCTGAAATTGTAAAAAAATGGATGTTTCCTAATGGAGATGTTGGCCGCATCGAAATAGATCCACGAGTGGGGGGCAGCTTCTCTTTCGTTGACCATCGAGACGGTATGGCAATCGATCATCGTGGAGATTATCTTGAAATTGGATACCCTCATCGGATTGTGTTTACATGGGGAATTCCAGAAGATTCACCTGACAAAGATCGAGTTGAAATCAACATAGCGCCCACAGATAGTGGCAGCAAACTTACCTTGACTGTGGAGATGGATCCGAACTGGGCTGACTACATACAGCCTACGGAAAAGGCGTGGTCCATGATGCTCAATTCTATGGATGAAGTCCTGAATCAATAG
- a CDS encoding carbohydrate ABC transporter permease, translating into MKRTGIRIPLVLWSLAVLYPIIWMFIGSFKSNGEIYANPWGLPKSLNLENFTTAWTEYNIDTSVFNSLIVTVVGALLTLVLAIPTAYAIERLRFRGSQLLFTLYVSAMMIPMVLGWIPLFFLLARFNMLDNIYGLAIVYAVSQLPFTIFVLTSFMSTIPKSLEESAAIDGLSPYGVLLKIITPLSMSGIITVTIMNAIQFWNEYFMALIFLQTEENYTLALAIDFISSEAQYTNAWGTLFASLTIAIVPVIILYAIFQQRIAKGMTEGAIKG; encoded by the coding sequence ATGAAGAGAACGGGAATTCGAATTCCGTTGGTTCTATGGTCGCTTGCTGTGCTTTATCCAATCATATGGATGTTTATTGGTTCCTTTAAATCAAATGGCGAGATTTATGCAAACCCGTGGGGGCTGCCAAAGTCTCTTAATCTGGAAAATTTTACGACGGCCTGGACAGAATACAATATTGATACCAGCGTATTTAATAGTTTGATTGTCACGGTCGTAGGTGCTTTGTTAACGCTGGTCCTTGCAATTCCAACAGCCTACGCTATCGAACGTCTGCGCTTCCGTGGCAGTCAATTATTATTCACCCTGTATGTTTCAGCCATGATGATTCCAATGGTATTAGGATGGATTCCACTATTCTTTTTACTGGCTCGTTTTAATATGCTTGATAATATATATGGACTGGCAATTGTTTACGCCGTAAGTCAGCTTCCTTTCACGATCTTTGTATTAACGAGTTTTATGAGTACAATTCCGAAGTCACTGGAGGAATCAGCGGCTATAGATGGTCTTTCTCCCTATGGGGTACTGTTGAAAATCATTACCCCTCTTTCGATGTCGGGGATCATTACCGTTACCATTATGAACGCGATCCAATTTTGGAATGAATATTTTATGGCACTTATCTTTCTTCAAACAGAAGAAAATTACACGCTGGCACTGGCTATTGATTTCATTAGCAGTGAAGCCCAGTACACGAATGCATGGGGCACCCTCTTTGCTAGTTTAACCATTGCTATCGTCCCTGTTATTATTCTATATGCGATTTTCCAACAGCGTATAGCTAAAGGAATGACGGAGGGAGCGATCAAAGGGTAA
- a CDS encoding YrhK family protein yields the protein MPTRKEQTANAQTDSKQDYVDIKMGNHDLFVKKGYDILYTLNDFLLGIWFLIGSIFFYFEALKDWGVTLFVLGSLQMLIRPTIRLFHRFQLRKHYEEEYERKR from the coding sequence ATGCCAACACGTAAGGAACAAACCGCTAACGCCCAAACGGACAGCAAGCAGGATTATGTAGATATAAAAATGGGGAATCATGATTTGTTCGTGAAAAAAGGTTATGACATTTTATATACGCTTAATGATTTCTTGCTTGGCATATGGTTCTTAATCGGCAGTATATTCTTTTACTTTGAAGCGTTAAAGGATTGGGGCGTGACATTATTTGTATTAGGAAGTCTGCAAATGTTAATTCGTCCCACTATTCGTTTATTCCACCGCTTTCAGCTGAGGAAACACTATGAAGAAGAATATGAGAGGAAACGATAA